GGGCGAGCCACGACCTGCACGGGCGGATTCGCAGCGCCCCCCTCCTCCAGCCCGGCCTGACCGCCCGCCATGACCCGGAGGCGCTGGCGCTGGCCCTGCTGGGGCTGATCGCGCGGGCACGGGCGGCGTAAGGAGGTGGAGTCGGCGTTTACGCTAACAAAGGCCACCACACTGCTAAAGTGCTCCAAATATTCTAAAACGGGTTATTCTTAGGTGTGATTCCTCCTTGCAGACAGGATGTACGAGACCATGACCGCTGACCCCGGCCCCCTCAAAACTAGCAGGCTGTTTCCGGCTGTCAGCACCGTGGGGCGCGGTAAGTCCGCCACATTGCCACAGGCTCTGGATGTCACTCGGTGGGAGGAGGGGCCGACATCCCTCGTTCTGGGCGACAGCCTGGACTACTACAGGGCTTGGGGACGACCAAATGTCATCGTCTCCGACGGAGCCTACGGGGTGCTGGGCTTCGAGGGGGACACCTCCGACCATCTGGGAATTGCCGAGTGGTACGAGCCGCACGTTCAAGCTTGGACGAGAGCAGCCTCACCGGAAACGACCCTCTGGTTCTGGAACTCCGAGGTCGGCTGGGCGACCGCCCACCCCGTTCTTGAGCGGTACGGGTGGCGCTACGTCAACTGCAACATCTGGAACAAGGGAAAGGGTCATATCGCCGGAAACGTGAACACGGCAAAAATCCGGCGCTTTCCCGTCGTGACAGAAGTCTGCGTACAGTACGTCTTCGAGGCTCGAATAGACGGCCTTTTGCTCAAGCACTGGTTGTTGCGGGAGTGGCGGCGCTCCGGCCTCCCGCTCGCAAAGGCCAACGAGGCCTGCGGCGTGGCAAATGTGGCAACGCGGAAATACCTCGATCAAGGCCACCTTTGGTACTTCCCCCCACCGGAGATGTTCGCGCGTCTGGCCGCCTATGCGAACATCCAGGGCAGGCCGGAAGGGGCACCCTACTTCTCAGCAGATGGCAGGCGGCCCCTCACCGCTGAGGAATGGAGCAGGATGCGTGCCCCTTTCACATGTCCACACGGCTTCACCAACGTCTGGGAACGCGGTCCCCTACACGGGTCGGAGCGCGTGAAGGCTGCCAACGGCAGGGCCGCGCACCTCAACCAGAAGCCGCTCGACCTCATGACGCTGCTACTGAAGGCGTCATTACGGGAGGGCGGCGTGGTGTGGGAGCCGTTCGGTGGACTCTTCACCGCGTCCCTCGCTGCTCACAGGCTGGGGCAGAAATCTTTCGCGGCGGAGATTGATCCCGCCTATTTCT
This window of the Deinococcus sp. YIM 134068 genome carries:
- a CDS encoding DNA methyltransferase, which encodes MTADPGPLKTSRLFPAVSTVGRGKSATLPQALDVTRWEEGPTSLVLGDSLDYYRAWGRPNVIVSDGAYGVLGFEGDTSDHLGIAEWYEPHVQAWTRAASPETTLWFWNSEVGWATAHPVLERYGWRYVNCNIWNKGKGHIAGNVNTAKIRRFPVVTEVCVQYVFEARIDGLLLKHWLLREWRRSGLPLAKANEACGVANVATRKYLDQGHLWYFPPPEMFARLAAYANIQGRPEGAPYFSADGRRPLTAEEWSRMRAPFTCPHGFTNVWERGPLHGSERVKAANGRAAHLNQKPLDLMTLLLKASLREGGVVWEPFGGLFTASLAAHRLGQKSFAAEIDPAYFYYGLKRFTSEARAHPRL